In Camelus dromedarius isolate mCamDro1 chromosome 24, mCamDro1.pat, whole genome shotgun sequence, one genomic interval encodes:
- the NTN3 gene encoding netrin-3: protein MPGWPWGLLLTAGTLVAALSPGPPAPADPCHDEGGAPRGCVPGLVNAALGREVQASSTCGRPATRACDASDPRRAHPASLLTSAGGTTSPLCWRSDSLTQVPLNVTLTVPLGKAFELVFVSLRFCSPPPTSVALLKSQDHGRSWAPLGFFSSCCGLDYSRLPAPADGPAGPGPEALCFPEPQAQPDGGGLLAFSVQDGSPPGLDLDSSPVLQDWVTATDIQIVLTRPTMLGDTRDSTAMVPYSYSATELQVGGRCKCNGHASRCLLDPQGHLICDCRHGTEGPDCSRCKPFYCDRPWQRATAREAHACLACSCNGHARRCRFNMELYRLSGRRSGGVCLNCRHNTAGRHCHYCREGFYRDLGRALSDRRACRACDCHPVGAAGKTCNQTTGQCPCKDGVTGLTCNRCAPGFQQSRSPVAPCVKTPVPGPTEESSPVEPQDCDLHCKPARGSYRISLKKFCRKDYAVQVAVGARGEARGSWTRFPVAVLAVFRSGEERARRGSSALWVPARDAACGCPRLLPGRRYLLLGGGPGAAVGVPGGRGPGLSAARGSLVLPWRDAWTRRLRRLQRRERRGRCGAA, encoded by the exons ATGCCCggctggccctgggggctgctgctgACCGCGGGCACACTTGTGGCCGCCCTGAGCCCGGGGCCACCGGCGCCCGCCGACCCCTGCCATGACGAGGGGGGCGCGCCCCGCGGCTGTGTGCCCGGCCTGGTGAACGCGGCCTTGGGCCGCGAGGTGCAGGCGTCCAGCACGTGCGGGCGGCCGGCCACACGGGCCTGCGACGCCTCCGATCCGCGGCGGGCACACCCTGCCAGCCTCCTAACCTCCGCAGGGGGCACCACAAGCCCTCTATGCTGGCGTTCGGACTCGCTAACGCAGGTGCCCCTCAACGTGACCCTCACAGTGCCCCTGGGCAAGGCTTTTGAGCTGGTGTTCGTGAGCTTGCGCTTCTGCTCGCCACCCCCAACATCCGTGGCCCTGCTCAAGTCTCAGGACCATGGCCGAAGCTGGGCTCCACTGGGCTTCTTCTCCTCCTGCTGTGGCCTGGATTACAGCCGACTGCCTGCCCCTGCTGATGGCCCAGCTGGCCCAGGGCCTGAAGCCCTGTGtttccctgagccccaggcccagcctgacGGTGGTGGCCTTCTGGCCTTCAGCGTGCAGGATGGCAGCCCGCCAGGCCTGGATCTGGACAGCAGCCCAGTGCTCCAAGACTGGGTGACCGCTACAGACATTCAAATAGTGCTCACAAGGCCTACCATGCTGGGGGACACCAGAGACTCCACAGCCATGGTCCCTTACTcctactctgccactgagctccaggtgggcgggcgctgtaAGTGCAATGGGCATGCCTCCAGGTGCCTGCTGGACCCCCAGGGCCATCTGATCTGCGACTGCCGGCATGGCACCGAGGGCCCGGACTGCAGCCGCTGCAAGCCCTTCTACTGCGACAGGCCATGGCAGCGGGCCACTGCCCGGGAAGCCCACGCCTGCCTTG CTTGCTCCTGCAACGGCCATGCCCGCCGCTGCCGCTTCAACATGGAGCTGTACCGACTGTCTGGCCGCCGCAGTGGCGGTGTCTGCCTCAACTGCCGGCACAATACTGCTGGCCGGCACTGCCACTACTGCCGGGAGGGCTTCTATAGAGACCTGGGCCGTGCCCTGAGTGACCGCCGAGCTTGCAGGG CCTGTGACTGTCACCCTGTTGGTGCTGCTGGCAAAACCTGCAACCAGACCACAGGCCAGTGTCCCTGCAAGGATGGCGTCACTGGCCTCACCTGCAACCGCTGTGCCCCTGGCTTCCAGCAGAGCCGCTCTCCAGTAGCACCCTGCGTTA AGACCCCTGTCCCTGGACCCACTGAGGAGAGCAGCCCTGTGGAGCCCCAGG ACTGCGACTTGCACTGCAAACCCGCCCGTGGCAGCTACCGCATCAGCCTGAAGAAGTTCTGCAGGAAGGACTACG CGGTGCAGGTGGCAGTGGGCGCGCGCGGCGAGGCGCGCGGCTCCTGGACGCGCTTCCCGGTGGCCGTGCTTGCCGTGTTCCGGAGCGGCGAGGAGCGCGCGCGGCGCGGGAGCAGCGCGCTGTGGGTGCCGGCGCGGGACGCAGCCTGCGGCTGCCCGCGCTTGCTGCCCGGCCGCCGCTACCTGCTGCTGGGGGGCGGGCCCGGGGCCGCGGTCGGGGTCCCCGGGGGCCGGGGCCCCGGGCTCAGCGCCGCCCGCGGGAGCCTCGTGCTGCCCTGGCGGGATGCGTGGACGAGGCGCCTTCGGAGGCTGCAGCGGCGCGAGCGGCGGGGGCGCTGCGGGGCGGCCTGA